One Synechococcus sp. PROS-9-1 DNA window includes the following coding sequences:
- a CDS encoding ABC transporter substrate-binding protein: MTKQLRNLLIAGLAIVLAVACSKPPTPTVGGTPIVIGYSNWAGWWPWAIAVEEKLFEKNGVNVEMKWFDGYLQSMETFAAGKIDGNSQTLNDTISFLPGENGGEVVVLVNDNSSGNDQIIADASIKSVAELKGKTVAVEEGVVDDYLLSLALKDAGLSRDDVVIKGMPTDQAATAFAAGQVDAVGAFPPYTGTAMKREGARVIASSKEYPGAIPDLLTLSGDLIKERPDDVQKIVQTWWEVREFMAKNPEKSEAIMAKRAGIPTAEYEQYKDGTRFFSIKENLEAFSQGDGMQHMPYAAESMADFMVSVGFLPEKPDMSELFDDSFIKKIAAS, encoded by the coding sequence ATGACCAAACAACTGCGCAACCTTCTCATCGCCGGCCTAGCCATCGTTTTAGCCGTCGCCTGCTCCAAGCCACCAACCCCCACGGTGGGGGGCACTCCCATCGTGATCGGCTACAGCAACTGGGCCGGTTGGTGGCCTTGGGCGATAGCCGTTGAGGAAAAGCTGTTCGAAAAGAACGGCGTGAACGTAGAAATGAAATGGTTCGACGGCTACCTGCAGTCGATGGAAACATTTGCCGCCGGCAAGATCGACGGCAACTCCCAGACCCTCAACGACACCATCTCCTTCCTGCCTGGTGAGAACGGCGGTGAAGTTGTGGTGCTAGTAAACGACAACTCATCCGGCAATGACCAGATCATTGCAGATGCTTCGATTAAATCCGTCGCTGAACTCAAGGGCAAGACCGTTGCCGTTGAAGAGGGTGTTGTTGACGATTACCTGCTCAGCCTTGCGTTAAAAGACGCTGGCCTGAGCCGTGATGATGTTGTGATTAAAGGCATGCCGACCGACCAAGCTGCAACGGCCTTCGCCGCTGGCCAGGTCGATGCCGTGGGTGCATTCCCGCCATACACCGGAACGGCAATGAAGCGAGAAGGCGCCCGCGTGATTGCCAGCTCCAAGGAATACCCAGGCGCGATTCCCGATCTGCTCACCCTGAGTGGTGATCTGATTAAAGAACGCCCCGACGATGTTCAGAAAATCGTCCAAACCTGGTGGGAGGTTCGGGAGTTCATGGCCAAAAACCCTGAAAAGTCTGAGGCGATCATGGCCAAACGTGCTGGCATACCTACCGCTGAGTATGAGCAGTACAAAGACGGCACCCGGTTCTTCTCAATCAAGGAAAACCTTGAGGCCTTCAGCCAGGGGGATGGCATGCAACACATGCCTTATGCAGCGGAATCGATGGCTGACTTCATGGTCTCGGTCGGTTTTCTGCCTGAAAAGCCAGATATGAGCGAGCTGTTTGATGACAGCTTCATCAAGAAGATCGCAGCTTCTTGA
- a CDS encoding hydrogenase maturation nickel metallochaperone HypA — protein MHEVDMTKCLLISLNEWREQRDDSSVMVETVHLDVGRFTCVEPDQLVTTYNAVVQGSWLDGSKLTITEIPFVGRCLSCNSSYVPVPENAYRSPCCDHPLEEIESGRELRIRSIDYRSDAAAVVESMSIQRRR, from the coding sequence ATGCATGAAGTCGACATGACCAAGTGCCTTCTGATCTCTCTGAATGAATGGCGCGAACAACGTGATGACTCCTCGGTGATGGTCGAGACCGTTCACCTCGATGTGGGTCGCTTCACCTGCGTCGAACCCGATCAGCTCGTAACCACCTACAACGCTGTAGTGCAGGGCAGTTGGCTCGATGGATCCAAACTCACGATCACGGAGATTCCCTTCGTTGGTCGATGTCTGAGCTGCAACAGCTCCTACGTCCCCGTCCCGGAGAACGCCTATCGCTCGCCCTGTTGCGATCACCCGCTTGAGGAAATCGAGAGCGGCAGGGAATTGCGCATCCGCAGCATCGATTACCGCAGCGACGCAGCAGCTGTCGTTGAGTCGATGTCAATCCAGCGTCGTCGCTGA
- a CDS encoding ABC transporter ATP-binding protein, giving the protein MELIVNNLCKRFGDKTILEGLTFSMKSGDFRAIVGSSGSGKSTILRLIAGLDQPSSGSISVDGSPLRGPGPDRGMVFQKYSLYPWLNAAENVGFGMRLQRMKPAEIKERTAYFLEVVGLSDAANKLPRELSGGMQQRVAIARALATNPSILLLDEPFGALDLQIRESMQDFLLKLWQRTGLTVLLITHDVEEALVLAQQVHVMASNPGRIIRSFDVELDKTNLDQLRLSNAFLTKRRSLSTTMRELEPALC; this is encoded by the coding sequence ATGGAACTGATTGTCAACAATCTCTGCAAGCGTTTCGGGGACAAAACAATCCTCGAAGGCCTTACATTCTCGATGAAGTCAGGTGACTTCAGGGCGATCGTTGGCAGCTCTGGATCAGGAAAAAGCACAATTCTGCGTTTGATCGCCGGCCTAGATCAACCCAGTAGCGGCTCCATCTCGGTGGATGGCAGTCCATTGAGAGGTCCTGGTCCAGACCGCGGAATGGTGTTTCAGAAATATAGCCTTTATCCCTGGCTCAATGCCGCCGAAAACGTTGGTTTTGGAATGCGTCTCCAGCGAATGAAGCCGGCGGAAATCAAAGAACGAACCGCCTACTTCCTCGAAGTTGTCGGCCTCAGTGATGCCGCTAACAAACTGCCAAGGGAACTTTCAGGCGGCATGCAACAACGAGTCGCCATTGCACGGGCACTCGCCACCAACCCAAGCATCTTGCTTCTTGATGAACCCTTTGGTGCCCTTGATTTGCAAATCCGGGAATCCATGCAGGATTTCCTGCTCAAGCTCTGGCAACGAACGGGCCTCACTGTGTTGCTCATCACTCATGATGTAGAGGAGGCCCTGGTGTTAGCCCAACAGGTGCATGTGATGGCCTCGAACCCTGGCCGGATCATCCGTTCCTTCGACGTCGAGCTAGACAAAACCAACCTCGATCAGCTGCGGTTGAGCAACGCATTCCTCACCAAGCGTCGCTCCCTGTCAACCACCATGAGAGAGCTGGAGCCAGCGCTGTGCTGA
- a CDS encoding carboxylesterase, with product MSASPQAFSLPGGAVTVVLIHGFTGSPSELQLLAEALNSEGYGVEVPLLMGHGTNLNELMGVHPQQWIDPLDALITRLLSEGQKVVVGGLSLGSILSLQLALRYPQIKALLLYSPPVRSGDPRRFLAPVLIQFTQSLPKPASDFFDPIAAERLWSYDRYPVATSARVLDLISRTRRQLHQVQQPLLAIASRRDKVISHSGIELLMRTVQSSPRELHWLERSSHSITVDAEWTAVRDLSLEFLRKIFSTSI from the coding sequence GTGAGCGCATCGCCCCAGGCGTTTTCACTGCCTGGGGGGGCAGTGACGGTGGTTCTCATTCATGGATTCACCGGCTCGCCTTCTGAGCTGCAGCTCCTCGCTGAGGCCTTGAATTCCGAGGGCTATGGCGTAGAGGTTCCCCTGCTCATGGGTCATGGAACAAACCTCAATGAGTTGATGGGGGTGCATCCGCAGCAGTGGATCGACCCTCTTGATGCCTTGATCACTCGTCTGTTGTCAGAAGGTCAGAAGGTGGTGGTGGGAGGGTTGTCGTTGGGTTCGATTTTGAGCTTGCAATTGGCCTTGCGTTACCCCCAAATCAAGGCTCTCTTGCTGTATTCACCTCCTGTTCGCAGCGGAGATCCCCGCCGCTTTTTGGCCCCTGTGCTGATCCAATTCACACAATCGCTGCCAAAGCCGGCCTCTGACTTCTTTGATCCAATCGCGGCAGAGCGGCTTTGGTCTTACGACCGCTACCCAGTGGCCACCAGTGCTCGCGTGCTTGATCTCATCTCTCGTACGCGCAGGCAGCTCCACCAGGTTCAGCAACCACTGCTGGCGATTGCGAGTCGTCGCGACAAGGTGATTTCACACAGTGGCATTGAGCTGTTGATGCGCACCGTGCAGTCCTCTCCTCGAGAGCTTCACTGGTTAGAGCGCAGTAGTCATTCGATCACGGTGGATGCTGAATGGACAGCGGTGCGTGATCTCAGTCTCGAATTTCTACGTAAGATTTTTTCAACGTCAATTTGA
- a CDS encoding aromatic ring-hydroxylating dioxygenase subunit alpha, with protein sequence MLNQPFLPGWLYRDEEIHQLDCTLYANHFWHPVAAAADLRPGQSLAITLLHQPLLLTWPEGEQPRAFRNRCPHRGAVFQADGEAGKPCRRLICPYHGWTYNLQGELLAATRESDFEHGFDRRDWGLHELPCRLDGPLIWVSLNAQAISLDEQLAIVHDTSNIPWSAAPIQLRQVQRSLACNWKIAHDNTLDDYHVAIAHPKTLHREQGPVRQYVHRFSRYGTLLETPHPDGGRFLTFGLPPWSHLLVWPDGRIALLEFLPNLPSCCTMQLRLFAPTETVDNAAADAWLEQLLTFLEEDRVLVESAQLGYDDTFNPGPPHRLEQRILHWQSIYRSQLSTAAGNKLERNHDAISALRI encoded by the coding sequence GTGCTGAATCAGCCATTCCTACCTGGATGGCTGTATCGAGACGAGGAGATACACCAGTTGGATTGCACGCTGTACGCGAACCACTTTTGGCACCCAGTGGCCGCTGCAGCTGATCTTCGACCTGGTCAGTCGTTGGCGATCACCCTGCTGCACCAACCCCTTCTGCTGACCTGGCCTGAGGGCGAGCAGCCAAGGGCTTTTCGAAACCGATGCCCCCACCGCGGTGCTGTCTTCCAGGCGGATGGCGAGGCTGGCAAGCCATGCCGGCGTCTGATTTGCCCGTATCACGGCTGGACCTACAACCTCCAAGGTGAATTGCTAGCGGCAACACGGGAATCGGATTTTGAGCATGGTTTCGATCGTCGGGACTGGGGATTGCATGAGCTCCCATGCCGTCTTGACGGACCACTGATCTGGGTCTCCCTGAACGCTCAGGCAATCTCCCTCGATGAACAGCTTGCAATCGTCCACGACACCTCCAACATCCCCTGGTCAGCAGCGCCGATACAGCTGCGACAAGTCCAACGCAGCCTGGCCTGCAATTGGAAAATCGCGCATGACAACACGCTCGACGATTACCACGTCGCAATTGCCCATCCAAAAACCCTCCACCGCGAGCAAGGCCCGGTGCGCCAGTACGTCCATCGCTTCAGCCGCTACGGCACTCTGCTGGAAACTCCCCATCCGGATGGGGGGCGGTTTCTCACATTTGGATTACCTCCGTGGAGCCATCTACTTGTGTGGCCAGACGGACGAATAGCGCTGCTGGAGTTTTTGCCGAATCTGCCCAGCTGTTGCACGATGCAGTTACGGCTGTTCGCACCAACTGAAACCGTCGACAACGCCGCTGCAGACGCCTGGCTCGAACAGTTACTCACGTTTTTAGAGGAAGATCGGGTCCTGGTGGAATCAGCGCAGCTTGGTTACGACGACACTTTCAATCCAGGGCCTCCCCACCGACTGGAACAGAGGATCCTTCACTGGCAATCGATTTATAGGAGTCAGCTATCGACCGCTGCGGGCAACAAGTTGGAGCGCAACCACGATGCCATCTCCGCATTGAGAATCTGA
- a CDS encoding sugar phosphate isomerase/epimerase, with translation MNLKLLLFKTLWGWQDSLAKACERSQFDDFDGLEINLDHPALVVLPPSEIRRLLQRGQQRLIIEIATGGGYTPSLDWSPDDHLAQLSEDLLRAVRLNPLKITLITGSDSWSEPHQDSFLEAALDQIEACPIPVTLETHRSRSLFDPWRLSARVAKHPRLRLTADLSHWCAVTERLMTPELAPVQAMAGRVDHIHARVGHAQGPSVSHPFAPEWAEALEAHRLCWQFFLDRSLHLDQPITITPEFGPDGYMPLHPFSANPLSDVQILNAEMASWLRSNLLPAAVDS, from the coding sequence TTGAATTTGAAGTTGCTGCTGTTTAAAACCCTTTGGGGTTGGCAGGACTCACTAGCCAAGGCCTGTGAACGGTCCCAATTTGATGACTTTGATGGGTTGGAAATCAATCTTGACCACCCAGCCTTGGTCGTCTTGCCACCGTCGGAGATTCGTCGATTGTTGCAGCGGGGCCAACAGAGGCTCATTATCGAGATCGCAACAGGGGGCGGTTACACCCCATCCCTCGATTGGAGCCCAGATGATCACCTGGCTCAGTTGAGTGAAGATCTTTTACGTGCTGTTCGACTTAATCCACTGAAGATCACGTTGATTACCGGCAGCGATAGTTGGTCTGAGCCCCATCAGGACTCCTTCCTTGAGGCTGCCCTTGATCAAATCGAGGCCTGTCCAATTCCGGTGACCCTTGAGACCCATCGCAGTCGATCCCTATTCGATCCGTGGCGTCTGTCGGCCCGGGTGGCGAAACATCCGCGGCTGCGCCTGACGGCTGATTTGAGTCACTGGTGTGCCGTAACTGAACGATTAATGACGCCTGAGTTGGCTCCTGTTCAAGCAATGGCTGGACGGGTTGACCACATCCATGCCCGTGTCGGACATGCCCAGGGGCCGTCTGTCAGCCATCCCTTCGCGCCCGAATGGGCCGAGGCGCTTGAGGCTCATCGTCTCTGTTGGCAGTTTTTTCTGGATCGATCGCTCCACCTGGATCAGCCAATCACCATCACTCCAGAGTTTGGTCCTGATGGCTATATGCCCCTCCATCCGTTTAGTGCTAACCCCCTCTCGGATGTTCAGATTCTCAATGCGGAGATGGCATCGTGGTTGCGCTCCAACTTGTTGCCCGCAGCGGTCGATAGCTGA
- the lexA gene encoding transcriptional repressor LexA codes for MPVTTGSPEPLTTAQQELYDWLSDYIGSHRHSPSIRQMMQAMGLRSPAPVQSRLRHLQQKGWLTWQEGQARTLQLLGDVALGIPVLGAVAAGGLVETFDDVQEHLDLAPVLETRGLFALTVNGDSMVDAHIADGDVVLMEPVLEPRRLRQGTIVSALVAGSGTTLKHFHLDGSVVRLEAANPAYDPIELPAEQVQVQGKLMAVWRQV; via the coding sequence ATCCCGGTGACCACTGGATCCCCCGAGCCGCTCACCACTGCTCAGCAGGAGCTTTACGACTGGCTGTCGGACTACATCGGTAGCCATCGCCATAGCCCTTCTATTCGTCAGATGATGCAGGCGATGGGGCTTCGTTCACCCGCTCCTGTGCAAAGTCGACTGCGCCATTTGCAGCAGAAGGGATGGCTCACCTGGCAGGAGGGTCAAGCGCGCACCTTGCAATTGTTGGGGGATGTGGCGTTGGGTATTCCGGTGCTGGGCGCTGTAGCGGCCGGTGGTTTGGTGGAAACCTTCGACGATGTTCAAGAACACCTTGATCTAGCTCCAGTGCTTGAAACCCGCGGCTTGTTTGCGCTCACGGTGAATGGTGATTCGATGGTGGATGCTCACATCGCTGATGGTGATGTTGTGCTTATGGAGCCTGTACTCGAGCCCCGTCGTTTGCGTCAGGGCACGATTGTGAGTGCTTTGGTGGCAGGCAGTGGCACCACCCTCAAGCATTTTCATCTTGATGGAAGTGTGGTGCGCTTGGAAGCGGCAAATCCTGCTTACGACCCCATTGAGTTGCCAGCGGAGCAGGTGCAGGTTCAAGGCAAATTAATGGCGGTGTGGCGCCAGGTTTGA
- the ftsH gene encoding ATP-dependent zinc metalloprotease FtsH, with protein MAIREDDNRPNRRFGIINLVLIGFGVLLLLSSFIPNQGMQQVPRVPYSLFIDQVNDGAVKRAFITQDQIRYELSEAEEGAPSVLATTPIFDMDLPQRLESKGVEFAAAPPKKPNIFTTILSWVVPPLIFILVLQFFARRSMGGGGAQGALNFTKSKAKVYVPDEQSRVTFADVAGVDEAKDELNEIVDFLKTPERYTEIGARIPKGVLLVGPPGTGKTLLSKAVAGEAGVPFFIISGSEFVELFVGAGAARVRDLFEQAKKNAPCIIFIDELDAIGKSRSGSMGVVGGNDEREQTLNQLLTEMDGFASTDKPVIVLAATNQPEVLDAALLRPGRFDRQVLVDRPDLSGRKTILEIYAKKVKLAEAVDLDKIAQATSGFAGADLANLVNEAALLAARNYKKEVVQGDLNEAIERVVAGLEKKSRVMQDDEKKVVAYHEVGHAIVGHLMPGGSKVAKISIVPRGMSALGYTLQLPTEERFLNSREDLEGQIATLIGGRSAEEIVFGKITTGAANDLQRATDIAEQMVGTYGMSDTLGPLAYDKQGGGRFLGGNNNPRRAVSDATAQAIDREVRGLVDRAHDQALSILRQNMALLETISQKILEKEVIEGDDLREMLSASVMPADQSVAA; from the coding sequence ATGGCGATTCGAGAGGACGACAATCGCCCTAATCGGCGCTTCGGGATCATCAATCTTGTCTTGATTGGTTTCGGAGTGTTGTTGCTGCTGAGCAGCTTCATCCCCAACCAAGGCATGCAGCAAGTGCCTCGGGTGCCGTATTCACTTTTTATTGACCAAGTCAATGATGGGGCGGTCAAGCGCGCTTTCATCACCCAAGATCAAATTCGCTACGAGCTCAGTGAGGCTGAGGAAGGAGCGCCTTCTGTGCTCGCAACCACGCCGATCTTCGATATGGATCTGCCCCAGCGCCTCGAAAGCAAAGGCGTTGAGTTTGCTGCTGCTCCGCCTAAGAAGCCCAATATCTTCACCACCATTTTGAGCTGGGTCGTTCCCCCGCTGATTTTTATCCTCGTTTTGCAGTTCTTTGCACGTCGCTCCATGGGTGGTGGCGGTGCTCAAGGTGCACTCAATTTCACGAAGAGCAAGGCCAAGGTGTATGTGCCGGATGAGCAATCACGGGTCACGTTTGCCGATGTTGCCGGTGTGGATGAAGCCAAAGATGAGCTCAATGAAATTGTTGATTTCTTAAAAACACCCGAGCGCTATACCGAGATTGGCGCACGCATTCCCAAAGGGGTGTTGCTTGTTGGTCCTCCAGGTACGGGTAAAACACTTCTATCCAAAGCAGTGGCTGGTGAGGCAGGTGTTCCCTTCTTCATCATTAGTGGTTCCGAATTTGTAGAACTCTTCGTTGGAGCAGGTGCTGCTCGCGTTCGTGACCTATTCGAACAGGCCAAAAAGAACGCTCCTTGCATCATCTTTATTGATGAACTTGATGCGATTGGTAAGAGCCGTTCAGGCTCAATGGGTGTGGTTGGAGGTAACGATGAGCGCGAACAAACGCTGAATCAACTGCTTACCGAAATGGATGGTTTTGCATCCACAGATAAGCCTGTGATCGTGTTGGCTGCGACGAACCAGCCTGAAGTTCTAGATGCCGCTTTGCTTCGCCCTGGTCGTTTCGATCGTCAGGTGTTGGTGGATCGACCTGATCTTTCTGGTCGTAAGACCATTCTTGAGATCTACGCCAAAAAAGTAAAACTTGCCGAGGCCGTTGATTTAGACAAGATTGCTCAAGCGACAAGCGGTTTTGCCGGTGCCGATCTTGCCAACCTGGTCAACGAGGCAGCCCTACTAGCGGCTCGTAATTACAAAAAAGAAGTTGTACAGGGCGATCTCAATGAAGCGATCGAACGTGTTGTTGCTGGTCTCGAGAAAAAGAGCCGGGTGATGCAAGACGATGAGAAGAAGGTCGTTGCGTATCACGAAGTTGGTCACGCGATCGTGGGTCACCTCATGCCCGGAGGCAGCAAAGTGGCCAAGATCTCGATCGTGCCCCGCGGCATGAGTGCCCTCGGCTACACGCTGCAACTCCCCACAGAAGAGCGCTTCCTCAACTCTCGCGAAGATTTGGAAGGGCAAATTGCCACCCTGATTGGAGGCCGCTCTGCAGAGGAAATTGTGTTCGGCAAAATCACCACAGGAGCTGCTAACGATCTGCAGCGGGCTACCGACATCGCTGAGCAGATGGTTGGCACCTATGGAATGAGCGACACCCTCGGACCCCTTGCTTACGACAAGCAAGGTGGTGGTCGTTTCCTTGGAGGTAACAACAATCCCCGCCGCGCGGTGAGTGATGCCACAGCGCAAGCGATCGATCGTGAAGTACGGGGCTTAGTGGACCGTGCCCACGACCAAGCCCTTTCGATCCTTCGTCAAAACATGGCATTGCTCGAAACGATCTCTCAGAAAATTCTTGAAAAAGAAGTGATCGAAGGAGATGACCTCAGAGAGATGCTTTCGGCCAGCGTGATGCCTGCTGATCAATCCGTTGCTGCTTAG
- the argF gene encoding ornithine carbamoyltransferase, whose protein sequence is MDKGVAAVLTSLTGSDYLSSADISAQETQALLDLARQLKSGDRRIDLGNRVLGLIFTKASTRTRVSFQVAMARLGGQTVDLNPQVTQLGRGEPLEDTARVLSRFCDALAVRTYAQQELVDYAYWASIPVINALTDLEHPCQALADFLTMQEAFGDLQGQTLAYVGDGNNVAHSLMLCGALLGVNVRIGCPDGFEPLPGVLDQAHELAVAGAQIEVTSDPVAAVRGAQALYTDVWASMGQEQEQAEREQAFKGFCLDEALLAEADPKAIVLHCLPAHRDEEISAGVMESASSRIFDQAENRLHAQQALLAVLLGGL, encoded by the coding sequence ATGGATAAGGGCGTTGCTGCTGTTCTCACCTCCTTAACCGGGAGTGATTACCTGTCGTCTGCGGACATTTCTGCGCAGGAAACCCAGGCTCTGCTTGACCTTGCGCGCCAACTGAAGTCTGGTGACCGGCGCATCGATCTCGGCAATCGGGTGCTGGGGTTGATCTTCACCAAAGCATCCACCCGCACCAGGGTGAGCTTTCAAGTGGCGATGGCCCGGCTCGGTGGTCAAACCGTGGATCTCAATCCCCAGGTCACCCAGCTCGGTCGTGGTGAACCCTTGGAAGATACGGCCAGGGTCTTGAGTCGTTTTTGTGACGCTCTCGCTGTGCGCACCTATGCCCAACAGGAGCTCGTGGATTACGCCTACTGGGCTTCGATTCCCGTGATCAATGCCCTCACGGATCTCGAGCATCCGTGTCAGGCCTTGGCTGATTTCCTCACGATGCAGGAGGCCTTTGGTGATCTGCAAGGCCAAACCCTGGCTTACGTCGGCGATGGAAACAACGTGGCCCACTCCTTGATGCTCTGCGGGGCTCTTCTTGGCGTGAATGTACGCATCGGCTGTCCCGATGGTTTTGAGCCGTTACCCGGGGTGCTCGATCAAGCCCATGAACTTGCTGTGGCTGGAGCTCAGATCGAGGTCACCAGTGACCCCGTTGCGGCGGTGCGCGGAGCCCAGGCGTTGTATACGGATGTTTGGGCATCCATGGGCCAGGAACAGGAGCAGGCGGAGCGCGAACAGGCTTTCAAAGGCTTTTGCTTGGATGAAGCCCTGCTGGCAGAAGCTGATCCCAAAGCGATTGTGCTGCACTGTTTGCCTGCCCATCGCGACGAGGAGATCAGTGCCGGGGTGATGGAGAGTGCGTCCAGCCGGATCTTTGACCAAGCGGAGAATCGTCTGCATGCCCAGCAGGCTCTCCTCGCCGTTTTGCTTGGTGGTTTGTGA
- a CDS encoding ABC transporter permease: MTATAAAVSKERNSKLLSLFTLGAMPSKAMRGGLQVASLLLPLLLWTAIASLGLVDEKFLPSPQAVFRSLAAMAESGILFQDIVASTGRVFGGFLLATLLAVPIGICMGVYPAICALCEPLIAMLRYMPAAAFIPLLIIYLGIGEEPKIALIFIGTVYFNILMVMDAVKFVPKELIETTLTLGGKSRQLLVQVVARYSLPSIIDTLRINIATSWNLVVVAELVAAEVGLGKRIQLAQRFFRTDQIFAELIVLGLIGFAIDMGFRLLLRLSCKWAI; encoded by the coding sequence ATGACTGCCACGGCCGCCGCTGTCAGCAAGGAGAGAAACTCCAAGCTTCTCTCTCTGTTCACCTTGGGTGCCATGCCATCCAAGGCCATGCGTGGCGGCCTGCAGGTGGCATCCCTCCTGCTGCCCCTCCTGCTCTGGACCGCCATCGCATCCTTGGGTCTAGTGGATGAGAAGTTTCTTCCTTCGCCCCAGGCCGTGTTCCGATCACTGGCCGCAATGGCAGAGAGCGGCATTTTGTTCCAAGACATCGTCGCAAGCACAGGTCGTGTGTTCGGCGGCTTTCTTTTGGCCACGCTTCTTGCTGTACCCATTGGCATATGTATGGGGGTCTACCCAGCGATCTGCGCTCTCTGTGAGCCGCTCATCGCCATGTTGCGCTACATGCCGGCGGCAGCCTTTATTCCCTTACTGATCATCTACCTCGGTATCGGCGAAGAACCAAAGATCGCCCTGATCTTTATTGGCACGGTTTATTTCAACATTCTGATGGTGATGGATGCAGTGAAGTTTGTTCCCAAGGAATTGATTGAAACCACACTCACGCTGGGAGGGAAAAGCCGTCAACTGCTGGTACAGGTCGTGGCCCGCTACAGCCTTCCCAGCATTATTGATACGTTGCGAATCAATATCGCAACCTCCTGGAACCTGGTGGTGGTGGCGGAGCTCGTCGCCGCTGAAGTGGGTCTTGGCAAACGCATCCAACTAGCCCAACGGTTCTTCCGCACCGACCAAATTTTTGCCGAACTCATTGTGCTTGGCCTCATTGGCTTTGCCATTGACATGGGTTTTCGCCTGCTGCTGCGGCTGAGCTGTAAGTGGGCCATCTGA
- the hypB gene encoding hydrogenase nickel incorporation protein HypB gives MHMPLEDTLGLNLLAANTHQAEHNNQQLERWDLLCLNLMSSPGAGKTALLERSLPSLASDLRVAVLEGDMTTQLDADRLEAVGIPVVPITTGRACHLDAAMVSGGLRLLQQRLDPAELNLLLVENVGNLVCPAEFDVGEHLKVALLSVTEGDDKPLKYPLMFRNADVVLITKVDLLPHLPVDLAAIRHNILSINPNATVIEVSAITGEGLDAWHRWVLQALANRSTTAPALAAA, from the coding sequence ATGCACATGCCACTCGAGGACACGCTTGGCCTCAACCTTCTAGCCGCCAACACTCATCAAGCCGAACACAACAACCAACAGCTCGAGCGCTGGGACCTGCTCTGCCTCAACCTCATGAGCAGTCCGGGTGCAGGAAAAACAGCGTTGCTCGAACGCTCACTCCCCTCACTAGCTAGCGATCTGCGGGTGGCAGTTTTAGAAGGCGATATGACCACCCAACTCGATGCTGATCGCCTGGAAGCTGTCGGCATTCCAGTTGTTCCCATCACCACTGGACGTGCATGCCACTTGGACGCGGCGATGGTCAGTGGTGGGCTCAGGTTGCTGCAACAACGGCTCGATCCTGCGGAATTGAACCTTCTCTTGGTTGAAAACGTGGGCAATCTCGTTTGCCCAGCTGAATTCGATGTGGGTGAACACCTCAAGGTGGCGCTGCTGAGTGTCACGGAGGGAGACGACAAACCACTCAAATATCCGCTGATGTTCCGCAATGCAGATGTGGTGCTGATCACCAAGGTTGATCTGCTTCCCCATCTCCCCGTTGATCTCGCTGCGATTCGCCACAACATCCTCAGCATCAATCCCAACGCAACCGTGATCGAGGTCTCCGCAATCACCGGTGAAGGCCTCGATGCTTGGCACCGGTGGGTTCTACAAGCCCTTGCCAACCGGTCCACAACCGCCCCTGCTCTGGCCGCTGCCTGA